One Polynucleobacter sp. MWH-Spelu-300-X4 genomic window carries:
- a CDS encoding potassium transporter Kup — MLAAIGVVFGDIGTSPLYALKECFSPDHGIPFSPDAVFGVISMVFWAFLIVVSLKYVLFVMRANNHGEGGILALMALALRTVPANSQRALVIMMLGVFGACMFYGDAVITPAISVLSAVEGLEIVSSKFTKYVIPITLVILVVLFLIQKKGTALVGVLFGPIMVIWFLVLATMGIYNIVDNPVILYAANPIYAVNFLMEHSLQAFIVLGAVFLVLTGAEALYADMGHFGIKPIQYAWFFLTMPCLLLNYFGQGAMLLSHPEAIANPFFLMVPESYVLILVVLATMATVIASQAVISGAYSMTSQAILLGFVPRMKIAYTSDKEVGQVYMPTINWMLLVLVIAVVLAFKESNNLAAAYGIAVTTTMVITTLLAAVVMRVVWKWNSFLVAIVIALFLFVDIAFFSANVLKIAEGGWFPLLLGTLCFLLLITWYQGRKLLRQKAVEGGIPLEAFIKSLLVSEPIRVNGTAVFLTAHVDYVPVAMLHNLKHNQVLHQRVIFLKISVWDVPYVEDQDRLNLKEMGGGIYLVRAMYGFKETPDINQIMNLLATQYQVNCEPMETSFFLARDTVVPSAIPGMALWREKLFAWMYQNAAKPSDFFSIPTNRVVELGAKVEI; from the coding sequence ATGCTAGCGGCTATTGGGGTTGTTTTTGGTGATATCGGTACAAGCCCTTTATATGCTTTAAAGGAATGCTTTAGTCCTGACCATGGTATTCCTTTTTCACCAGATGCCGTTTTTGGTGTCATCTCTATGGTGTTTTGGGCATTCTTAATTGTTGTGTCCTTGAAATATGTCTTGTTTGTGATGCGTGCAAACAATCATGGTGAAGGTGGTATTTTGGCTTTGATGGCGCTTGCATTAAGAACTGTGCCAGCAAACTCCCAAAGAGCGTTGGTCATTATGATGCTCGGTGTTTTTGGTGCTTGTATGTTTTATGGTGATGCTGTTATCACGCCGGCTATTTCTGTTTTATCGGCAGTTGAAGGTCTAGAAATCGTCTCATCTAAATTTACCAAATATGTTATTCCTATTACCTTAGTCATTTTGGTGGTTTTATTTCTGATCCAGAAAAAGGGCACTGCTTTGGTGGGCGTTTTATTTGGCCCCATTATGGTCATCTGGTTTTTAGTATTAGCTACGATGGGTATTTACAACATCGTTGATAACCCTGTTATTTTGTATGCGGCTAATCCAATCTATGCCGTTAATTTTTTAATGGAACATTCACTCCAAGCTTTTATTGTTTTAGGTGCTGTGTTCTTGGTTCTGACTGGTGCTGAAGCCTTGTATGCGGATATGGGGCACTTTGGCATTAAACCTATTCAATATGCATGGTTCTTTTTAACGATGCCATGTTTGTTGCTGAATTACTTTGGACAGGGTGCTATGTTGTTATCTCACCCTGAGGCAATTGCTAATCCTTTTTTCTTGATGGTACCTGAGTCGTATGTATTGATTTTGGTGGTGCTTGCCACGATGGCTACAGTGATTGCTTCTCAGGCTGTGATTTCTGGTGCCTACTCTATGACGAGCCAAGCGATTCTGTTGGGGTTTGTGCCCCGCATGAAAATTGCCTATACATCGGATAAAGAAGTAGGGCAGGTATATATGCCAACAATTAATTGGATGTTGCTAGTATTAGTTATTGCAGTGGTTTTAGCGTTTAAAGAATCAAATAATCTTGCTGCGGCCTATGGCATTGCTGTTACGACAACCATGGTCATCACTACATTATTGGCGGCTGTTGTGATGCGCGTGGTGTGGAAGTGGAATTCCTTTTTAGTTGCAATTGTTATTGCTCTATTCTTATTTGTTGATATTGCGTTCTTTTCTGCCAACGTCTTGAAAATTGCCGAAGGCGGTTGGTTCCCTCTCTTGTTGGGAACTTTATGCTTCTTATTGTTGATTACTTGGTATCAAGGTAGAAAGCTCCTCCGCCAAAAGGCCGTTGAAGGTGGTATTCCTTTAGAGGCATTTATTAAATCTTTATTGGTGAGTGAGCCTATACGAGTGAATGGAACAGCCGTGTTTTTAACTGCTCATGTGGATTATGTGCCTGTAGCAATGCTACATAATTTGAAACATAACCAAGTACTCCACCAACGCGTTATTTTCTTGAAGATCAGTGTCTGGGATGTTCCGTATGTTGAAGATCAAGATCGTCTGAACTTGAAAGAAATGGGTGGCGGTATTTATTTGGTTAGAGCCATGTATGGATTTAAAGAAACACCAGATATCAACCAAATCATGAATTTATTGGCAACGCAATATCAGGTGAACTGCGAGCCAATGGAAACCTCATTTTTCTTGGCCAGAGATACAGTTGTACCATCGGCTATCCCAGGCATGGCTTTATGGAGAGAGAAGCTATTTGCTTGGATGTATCAAAATGCCGCTAAGCCATCCGATTTCTTTTCTATTCCAACGAATAGGGTGGTGGAGTTGGGTGCTAAGGTTGAGATATAA
- a CDS encoding DUF4118 domain-containing protein, which translates to MEIKNSKRWDPPDYKAYLVGVVGFCLAFGFRFYLHPLLGEHFPSLLFSINCIVLAYFYGFWPSFVFLLISIPVSLYYFIEPFEGIDKAIDTDVTDQIVFFIISFLTAIFFEKLRREQYQSVLLQRVSESRFKLLVENDEELRAIIYAAKTEQKEN; encoded by the coding sequence ATGGAAATTAAAAATAGTAAGCGTTGGGATCCGCCTGATTACAAAGCCTATTTAGTGGGTGTGGTTGGATTTTGCCTTGCCTTTGGGTTTAGGTTTTATTTACATCCTCTACTAGGTGAGCATTTCCCAAGTTTATTGTTTTCTATCAACTGTATTGTGTTGGCCTATTTTTATGGATTCTGGCCATCATTTGTTTTTTTATTAATCAGTATCCCTGTATCCCTTTATTATTTTATTGAGCCATTTGAGGGCATTGATAAAGCGATTGATACAGATGTTACTGATCAAATCGTCTTTTTTATCATTTCTTTTTTAACGGCTATCTTTTTTGAAAAGCTCAGAAGAGAGCAGTACCAATCAGTTCTATTGCAACGAGTCTCGGAGAGTCGCTTCAAATTATTGGTTGAAAATGATGAAGAGTTGAGGGCGATTATTTATGCTGCTAAAACTGAACAAAAAGAGAATTAG
- a CDS encoding carboxylesterase yields MTLFKQANAKHAVVLIHGLCGTPMELGSIPKALNDAGYHVHTCNITNYTATSLDKTQSIDWNLWHEYVDEAISQLLESYETVSLCGLSMGATLALAVASKRDDINSIALLSPVLRYDGWAIKWYENLMLIPYLLGIRHWSYKESEPFGIKNIELRRRVIKSLEKDGVSQVGAAEISARHLYTAQKMMKQVRNSLEDVATDVLCIHAIDDETAAPRNTEEIMAKISSETKKVVWLGDCYHIITVDNEREIVTNEVLRFIQKSIKSHENEINYRKVSKRSMLKDRR; encoded by the coding sequence GTGACATTATTTAAACAAGCTAATGCCAAGCATGCTGTTGTATTAATACACGGCTTGTGTGGCACGCCCATGGAATTAGGATCTATCCCTAAAGCGCTCAATGATGCAGGCTACCATGTTCACACATGCAATATCACTAACTATACGGCAACATCTCTAGACAAGACCCAATCAATTGATTGGAACTTATGGCATGAATACGTTGATGAGGCTATCTCTCAACTATTAGAATCCTATGAAACAGTCTCATTATGCGGCTTAAGTATGGGAGCAACACTGGCCCTAGCTGTAGCATCAAAAAGAGATGATATTAATTCGATTGCTTTACTATCCCCCGTGCTGCGATATGACGGTTGGGCAATTAAATGGTACGAAAATTTAATGTTGATTCCTTATTTGCTAGGCATACGTCATTGGTCCTATAAAGAATCCGAGCCTTTTGGCATAAAAAATATTGAACTACGTCGACGCGTCATTAAGAGCTTGGAAAAGGATGGCGTATCTCAAGTCGGCGCAGCAGAAATATCAGCACGTCATCTTTATACAGCGCAGAAAATGATGAAGCAGGTCAGAAATTCGCTAGAAGATGTTGCTACAGATGTTTTGTGTATTCATGCAATTGACGATGAAACTGCTGCACCAAGAAACACCGAAGAAATTATGGCGAAAATTTCTAGCGAAACAAAAAAAGTTGTCTGGCTAGGCGACTGTTATCACATTATCACTGTCGATAATGAACGTGAGATTGTCACCAACGAGGTATTACGATTTATTCAAAAATCTATCAAATCTCATGAAAATGAAATTAACTATCGAAAAGTCTCTAAACGATCGATGTTAAAAGATAGAAGGTAA
- a CDS encoding AbiH family protein: MRTKVVIIGNGFDLDQGLRTAYSHFLEDGVQPGVDTQNAIIQAAKNQGENWCDVEMALAQVIAREAKLAENKGRQRDIKRNYMQVSRLLKKYIEGIQIHRKSKFDDSVRSFQMIKDLLSSDYRSIKIFDFNYTNTVSNILKYLPQKNGVEHIKVHGSIDDGQIIYGVENYADILIPSKFTYAKKSHGDLFYSTTRISDELIGADEIHLFGHSLGESDEIHFSRYFDEVMTTEINPINAKQEVFLYLDSVNIDACKERINERIDSLTNSRLAEFKQAVSVIYK, encoded by the coding sequence ATGCGTACTAAAGTGGTCATTATTGGAAATGGCTTTGACTTAGACCAAGGGTTAAGGACTGCGTATAGCCACTTTTTAGAGGATGGTGTTCAGCCTGGAGTGGATACTCAAAATGCAATCATTCAGGCCGCAAAAAATCAAGGCGAGAATTGGTGTGATGTGGAAATGGCCTTGGCTCAAGTTATCGCTCGTGAAGCTAAATTAGCTGAAAATAAAGGTAGGCAGAGAGATATAAAAAGAAACTATATGCAAGTTTCGAGGCTCTTAAAAAAATATATTGAGGGTATTCAGATTCATAGGAAATCGAAGTTTGATGATTCGGTTAGGTCTTTTCAAATGATCAAAGATTTATTGTCTTCTGATTACCGCAGCATAAAAATATTTGATTTCAACTATACAAATACTGTGAGCAATATATTGAAATATTTACCTCAAAAAAACGGGGTAGAGCATATTAAAGTGCATGGCTCTATTGATGATGGCCAAATTATTTATGGGGTTGAGAATTATGCTGATATTTTGATTCCATCAAAATTTACATATGCAAAGAAATCACATGGTGATCTCTTTTATTCGACAACAAGAATTAGTGATGAACTTATAGGGGCGGATGAAATTCACTTGTTTGGTCATTCCTTAGGTGAGAGTGATGAAATTCATTTTTCTAGATATTTTGATGAAGTTATGACTACCGAAATTAATCCAATTAATGCTAAGCAAGAAGTTTTTTTGTACCTTGATTCGGTAAATATTGATGCATGTAAAGAACGAATTAATGAGCGAATTGATAGTTTGACTAATAGTAGATTGGCAGAGTTTAAGCAGGCGGTTAGTGTAATTTACAAGTAA
- a CDS encoding GNAT family N-acetyltransferase gives MANFVRLANTGGHQLLYHPATIEDFQRDSDIERRNRNLQRVTQYTKLDNPAPCPWNTSVTSANDACDNEILYALACDAAHALVTEDKGIHANALTRGLQSRVYSIQTAEDWLKRLHEPTAIHLPNIEDLPLHRIIPTLDQPFFDSLREGYGGFNDWFREKARENRRAWTYCDESKNLTALCIYTIQTNEKINEDGEILQGNSLKLCTFKVAEEARGKKIGELFLKASFKYATENRCEFIFIHANSIKHNFLIRLLEDFGFEAQGSYKGDQVLVKKHPINPPKNQDLEPLEYAKLYFPHFRSDSEIQKFIVPIKPAFHAILLPDFKAQQGQLFNNSSNIGNAIKLAYLCHAQTKSIQEGDILLFYRTEDEKVLTSIAVVDKFQVLADASKIASMVSRRTVYSQSEIEAMAEKETRVILFRLIRHLKHPIPYSNLQSQCHIQGPFQSIRKINDDQFKKILQSER, from the coding sequence TTGGCTAACTTTGTTCGCCTGGCAAATACAGGTGGACATCAACTCTTATATCATCCTGCAACTATTGAAGATTTCCAAAGAGACTCTGATATTGAAAGGCGCAATAGAAATTTACAGCGAGTCACCCAATATACTAAATTAGACAATCCAGCGCCATGCCCTTGGAACACTTCAGTTACTTCCGCAAATGATGCTTGCGATAATGAAATTTTGTATGCCCTAGCATGCGATGCAGCACATGCTCTAGTTACCGAAGATAAAGGGATACATGCGAATGCTCTAACTAGAGGATTGCAAAGTCGTGTTTACAGCATACAAACAGCTGAAGATTGGCTCAAGAGACTTCACGAGCCAACAGCCATCCATTTACCAAACATTGAAGATCTCCCCTTACACCGCATCATCCCAACTCTTGACCAACCATTTTTTGACAGCCTCAGAGAAGGATATGGTGGATTTAATGACTGGTTTAGAGAAAAAGCCAGGGAAAATCGTCGAGCCTGGACGTATTGCGATGAAAGCAAAAATTTAACTGCACTTTGCATCTATACAATTCAAACCAATGAAAAAATAAATGAAGACGGTGAAATCCTTCAAGGAAACTCATTAAAGCTATGCACATTCAAAGTTGCTGAAGAAGCGAGAGGAAAGAAAATCGGGGAGCTATTTCTCAAGGCTTCGTTTAAATATGCCACCGAAAATCGATGTGAGTTTATCTTTATTCACGCAAATTCCATAAAGCACAATTTCCTTATTCGCTTGCTTGAAGACTTTGGCTTTGAAGCTCAAGGATCATATAAAGGCGATCAAGTTCTTGTGAAAAAACATCCAATTAACCCGCCAAAAAATCAGGATTTGGAGCCACTCGAATACGCAAAATTATATTTTCCGCACTTTAGATCTGACTCAGAAATACAAAAATTTATTGTTCCAATTAAACCCGCATTTCACGCAATTCTTTTACCAGACTTTAAGGCACAACAAGGTCAGCTTTTTAACAACTCAAGCAATATTGGCAATGCTATTAAATTAGCTTATCTTTGTCATGCCCAAACTAAATCTATACAAGAAGGCGATATTTTGCTCTTCTATAGAACTGAGGATGAAAAGGTATTAACAAGTATTGCTGTTGTAGATAAATTCCAAGTTCTTGCAGATGCTTCAAAAATTGCGAGCATGGTTAGCCGGCGTACTGTCTATAGCCAATCAGAAATCGAAGCTATGGCAGAAAAAGAAACCAGAGTAATATTATTTAGACTTATAAGGCACTTAAAACACCCTATTCCATATTCAAATCTTCAATCTCAATGCCATATTCAAGGCCCATTTCAATCCATTAGAAAAATTAATGACGACCAATTTAAAAAAATTCTTCAATCAGAGAGATGA
- a CDS encoding ASCH domain-containing protein → MTTNLKKFFNQRDDKVIVLSIKPQYADLILAKIKTVEFRRTWAAEDVNTIAIYASSPIQRIVGLVKVEETLKVRPSKLWKICSEHSGGLTKRELLNYFNGKSLCNAVLLKDAVKFKQAIDPNKFIENFYPPQSFQYLNLSQVNQLKKLISDDKS, encoded by the coding sequence ATGACGACCAATTTAAAAAAATTCTTCAATCAGAGAGATGATAAAGTCATCGTTCTTTCTATTAAACCCCAATATGCCGATCTTATTCTCGCGAAAATAAAAACAGTTGAGTTTCGCAGAACATGGGCTGCCGAAGATGTCAATACAATTGCAATCTATGCAAGTTCTCCGATTCAGAGAATAGTTGGATTAGTTAAGGTAGAAGAGACCTTAAAGGTAAGGCCATCAAAATTATGGAAAATATGTTCGGAACATAGCGGAGGCCTAACCAAAAGAGAATTGTTGAATTATTTCAATGGAAAATCATTGTGCAATGCCGTTCTATTAAAAGATGCAGTTAAATTTAAACAAGCCATAGACCCAAATAAATTTATCGAAAATTTCTACCCACCTCAATCATTTCAATATCTAAATTTAAGCCAAGTAAACCAACTTAAAAAATTAATAAGCGATGACAAATCATGA
- a CDS encoding ATP-binding protein, which yields MIIFLGGIHGVGKSFLGAYVAEENYLLYKSASQLIKGEMGKQSWSEKKITGEIEANQEALISAISRLKKNQANLLLDGHFCLMGSDGAIKIIEIDVFKKLGLDAILLLESDSGIIKERLKNRDDVSYTDTFLNEFLLKERHQAILVSEKLNIPLKVLHNPDKEQFNNEIKSILKENI from the coding sequence ATGATTATTTTTTTAGGCGGAATTCACGGAGTTGGGAAATCTTTCCTTGGAGCATACGTCGCAGAGGAAAATTATCTTCTTTACAAATCCGCAAGCCAGCTAATTAAAGGGGAAATGGGTAAGCAATCTTGGAGCGAAAAGAAAATTACCGGTGAAATAGAAGCCAACCAAGAAGCATTAATTTCTGCCATATCTAGATTAAAAAAAAATCAAGCAAACTTGCTATTGGATGGACATTTCTGCTTAATGGGAAGCGATGGGGCAATAAAAATTATTGAAATTGACGTATTTAAGAAACTTGGTTTAGATGCGATTTTATTGCTTGAATCTGATTCAGGAATAATTAAAGAGCGCCTGAAAAACAGAGACGATGTCTCCTATACCGATACTTTTTTAAATGAGTTTTTGCTAAAAGAAAGACATCAAGCTATTTTGGTCTCAGAAAAACTGAATATTCCTCTCAAAGTTTTGCACAACCCGGATAAAGAACAATTTAACAACGAAATTAAATCAATACTTAAGGAAAATATATGA
- a CDS encoding SRPBCC domain-containing protein, whose translation MIEMYNQTPKNAIYSQVVNARTNDVWRVLTEKQFLLSWWAPPEFNLSIININLIPGGAFIFEYTNNRRRHHDELIYVQLIKDRRIVMTNALTKDLRPTTQSYGTIVIDLLDMGNKTQFSSEILFRDTRILRWFAKAGWYQGWVNNIQLMAQLAEKISLLGANQSGSNPHVQS comes from the coding sequence ATGATTGAAATGTATAACCAAACTCCAAAAAATGCCATTTATTCCCAAGTAGTAAATGCAAGAACCAACGATGTATGGAGAGTACTGACTGAAAAACAATTCTTACTTAGTTGGTGGGCTCCGCCAGAATTTAATCTTTCAATAATCAATATAAATTTAATACCTGGTGGTGCATTCATTTTTGAATACACTAATAATAGAAGACGTCATCACGATGAACTGATATACGTTCAATTGATTAAAGATAGACGAATTGTCATGACCAATGCATTAACTAAGGACTTGCGACCTACCACTCAGTCCTATGGAACTATAGTGATTGATTTATTGGACATGGGAAATAAAACACAATTTTCATCAGAAATCTTGTTCAGGGATACACGCATATTGCGATGGTTCGCAAAAGCCGGCTGGTATCAAGGTTGGGTTAATAACATACAACTCATGGCGCAGCTAGCTGAAAAAATTAGTTTGCTCGGCGCGAATCAATCTGGTTCAAATCCGCATGTCCAGTCTTAA
- a CDS encoding DUF6641 family protein, with protein sequence MCPLTKRRNEMSTLSNLKLVAVKKPTHIPVIQVRRNKLSSRLWEQIQLAKSQIDGKPFVVNKFRSFTDKETGERKQLQVPKRIKPWWFVSESGKVCFSVKYGSSILELAKGKPSVEVASAGELVGALMSVKEAVDAGELDNQIQTASSLLKNGFKR encoded by the coding sequence GTGTGCCCATTAACTAAAAGGAGAAATGAAATGAGCACATTAAGTAATTTGAAGTTAGTAGCAGTAAAGAAACCAACACATATCCCTGTTATTCAGGTTCGTAGAAATAAGCTATCCAGTCGCTTATGGGAGCAGATCCAGTTAGCCAAGAGCCAAATAGATGGAAAGCCATTTGTGGTGAATAAGTTCCGTAGCTTTACTGATAAAGAAACAGGGGAACGTAAACAGCTACAAGTGCCTAAAAGGATTAAACCTTGGTGGTTCGTCTCGGAATCAGGGAAAGTATGCTTCTCTGTTAAGTACGGTAGTTCCATACTGGAACTGGCTAAAGGTAAGCCAAGCGTTGAAGTAGCTAGTGCAGGGGAGCTTGTTGGGGCATTAATGTCGGTAAAGGAAGCCGTTGATGCAGGGGAATTGGATAATCAGATCCAAACCGCCAGTTCTTTATTGAAGAACGGTTTTAAGCGTTAA
- a CDS encoding type II toxin-antitoxin system RelE/ParE family toxin, with translation MKTYNLEFHVLAKKEWDKLDGSLKEQFKKQLEKRLESPHVPSALLSRELEGCYKIKLRTSGYRLVYEVVDKRVTIIVIAVGKRDKDEAYQKAAQRIVHKIAKK, from the coding sequence TTGAAGACTTATAACCTAGAGTTCCATGTATTAGCTAAAAAAGAGTGGGATAAGTTAGACGGTTCTTTAAAAGAACAGTTCAAGAAGCAATTAGAGAAACGCTTGGAATCCCCTCATGTCCCATCGGCTCTGTTAAGCAGGGAGCTAGAGGGGTGCTACAAAATCAAATTACGAACTAGTGGCTATCGTCTTGTCTATGAAGTGGTGGATAAGCGAGTAACCATTATTGTGATTGCCGTTGGTAAACGAGATAAAGACGAGGCTTACCAAAAAGCAGCACAACGGATCGTTCATAAAATAGCCAAGAAATAA
- a CDS encoding type II toxin-antitoxin system Phd/YefM family antitoxin translates to MNVITPIHAGTTISVSDLRKLTPSKIIEQAGGDPVAILSHNKPEAYLLSAKAYEKILDALDDLELIKTVEKRRGGKTIRVNLEDL, encoded by the coding sequence ATGAATGTAATCACACCGATTCACGCAGGCACAACTATTAGTGTTAGTGATTTGAGAAAGTTAACCCCAAGCAAAATTATCGAGCAAGCGGGGGGTGATCCTGTTGCTATCCTTAGCCACAATAAGCCAGAAGCTTATTTGTTGTCAGCTAAGGCTTATGAAAAGATTCTTGATGCTTTAGATGACCTTGAGTTAATTAAAACTGTTGAGAAAAGACGTGGAGGCAAAACTATTAGGGTAAATCTTGAAGACTTATAA
- a CDS encoding site-specific integrase: MAQAKTLTQSELDQVLRYASTKQYPERNRALILTSFYLGLRVAEIALLKRGDIVNEDGTIKNEIRLHASQTKGGHPRTVYIPEKLKPELERYLTTRHIKLPDIPFFHTDNRLGFTPNSLCVWFFGLYRGAGISGASSHSGRRTLITSLANKGVGVRVLAEIAGHRSIAVTQKYIDANPEMMRNAMNLV; encoded by the coding sequence ATGGCTCAAGCTAAAACACTTACCCAATCCGAACTAGATCAAGTTCTACGTTACGCAAGCACTAAGCAATACCCCGAAAGAAATAGAGCTTTGATTCTTACCAGTTTTTACCTCGGGCTTCGCGTTGCCGAAATAGCCCTACTTAAACGAGGCGACATTGTTAACGAAGATGGGACTATTAAGAATGAAATACGTCTCCATGCATCACAAACTAAAGGCGGTCACCCAAGAACTGTTTACATACCTGAGAAACTTAAACCTGAATTAGAGCGATATTTAACTACTAGACACATCAAACTACCTGATATTCCCTTCTTTCATACTGATAACCGACTTGGATTTACCCCAAACAGTTTATGCGTTTGGTTCTTTGGACTTTATCGTGGTGCCGGAATTAGCGGAGCCTCAAGTCACAGCGGAAGAAGAACACTAATTACTTCTCTCGCAAACAAAGGAGTCGGTGTTCGAGTATTGGCAGAAATTGCAGGACATCGCTCAATTGCTGTCACACAAAAATATATTGATGCAAATCCAGAGATGATGAGAAATGCGATGAATCTTGTATAA
- a CDS encoding site-specific integrase, translating into MNGQLTLFKRTNSDAWQARFKLANGQWHSASTFTDQLAEASTRAISIFETVKLKIANDLSVVKKSFKAIALEEIEAIEKLHNISNQTRNDYIYILNNYLIPFFGKYQIDEITDELISDFASWRVSQMGRIPAKDTQRYHSTTYNRIIKRARASGFLNPFKDVPSLPRDGASTKQRSAFTRQEIDKLLDFMAYWDQYKRYGRTERSRQMQILCRCYVEFLLYTGIRQGTESMPVRWKDLQWHVIGKKRYLRIWVNGKTGPRYLIARDQLLPSLERLIKWQNLPYKNLIQVLEANLNKLVFVMPEGDQPHGMDGVFQRLMKDSELWIDHAGQKRTLYCLRHTYATFALADGIDIHTLARQMGTSVGMIERHYSKLTPMLSAEKLA; encoded by the coding sequence TTGAACGGACAACTAACCTTGTTTAAGAGAACTAATAGTGATGCTTGGCAAGCTAGGTTTAAGTTAGCTAATGGGCAATGGCATTCAGCTAGCACCTTTACGGATCAATTAGCCGAAGCATCAACTAGAGCGATATCTATCTTTGAAACAGTCAAACTAAAAATCGCTAATGATCTGTCTGTAGTTAAGAAGTCATTTAAGGCAATAGCTTTAGAAGAAATAGAGGCTATAGAAAAACTACATAACATCAGCAATCAAACAAGAAATGACTATATCTACATACTTAATAACTATCTAATACCTTTCTTTGGCAAATATCAGATAGATGAGATAACGGATGAGTTAATTAGTGACTTTGCTAGTTGGCGAGTTAGTCAAATGGGGAGGATTCCTGCTAAAGACACTCAGAGATACCACTCAACTACTTATAACCGAATAATTAAACGTGCCCGAGCCAGTGGGTTTCTTAATCCGTTTAAGGATGTTCCAAGTCTACCCAGAGATGGGGCGTCGACAAAGCAAAGATCTGCTTTTACAAGGCAGGAAATAGATAAGTTATTGGACTTCATGGCTTATTGGGATCAATATAAGCGGTATGGTCGTACAGAACGCAGTAGGCAGATGCAGATCCTATGCCGTTGCTATGTGGAGTTCTTGTTATATACAGGTATTAGGCAGGGAACAGAGTCTATGCCGGTGAGGTGGAAAGACTTGCAATGGCATGTAATAGGGAAGAAGCGGTATTTACGTATATGGGTTAATGGTAAGACGGGACCCAGATACTTAATAGCTAGAGATCAGTTATTGCCTAGCTTGGAGAGGTTAATAAAGTGGCAAAACTTACCTTATAAAAATCTTATCCAAGTCCTAGAGGCTAATTTAAATAAGTTAGTCTTTGTTATGCCTGAAGGTGATCAGCCGCATGGGATGGATGGGGTATTTCAAAGATTAATGAAAGATAGTGAACTTTGGATAGACCACGCAGGGCAGAAAAGAACCCTGTACTGCTTAAGACACACCTACGCCACATTTGCTCTAGCTGATGGCATTGATATCCATACGTTAGCTAGGCAAATGGGAACTAGTGTAGGCATGATTGAACGTCATTATTCAAAACTTACTCCGATGCTTAGTGCTGAAAAATTAGCTTAA
- a CDS encoding 4-oxalocrotonate tautomerase family protein translates to MPILNVKVSAKKSPELTKKIANLLLELTSRILKKKREVTAIAIEYVDHDAWVVAGQLLSQQGKNSFYFDIKITDETNTKDEKAQYIKEAFEGFEKLLGNLHEESYIYVQDVRAATYGFGGLTQEYRYQH, encoded by the coding sequence ATGCCTATCTTGAATGTGAAAGTAAGTGCTAAGAAGTCACCTGAGTTAACTAAAAAGATTGCTAATTTACTGCTGGAGCTAACTAGTAGGATTCTTAAAAAGAAACGAGAGGTAACTGCAATTGCTATTGAGTATGTAGATCATGATGCTTGGGTGGTAGCAGGGCAGTTATTAAGTCAACAAGGTAAAAATAGCTTTTACTTTGATATCAAGATAACTGATGAAACTAATACCAAAGATGAGAAAGCTCAATACATCAAAGAAGCCTTTGAGGGATTTGAGAAGTTATTGGGTAATTTGCACGAAGAAAGCTATATCTATGTGCAAGATGTCAGGGCGGCTACTTATGGATTTGGTGGTTTAACTCAGGAATATAGATATCAACATTGA